A window from Bosea sp. ANAM02 encodes these proteins:
- a CDS encoding exopolysaccharide transport family protein, translating to MFTTEPAANEAQDRRGRRERTASPLPAHLARLADPVWIVGTLWARRGFVLLMALLGLALAILAALLMTPKYVSTAQLFIDPRDLRVLQNDVSPNTVGSDPTSITGYLESQARVIASDSIKSRVVERLNLDRDPDFGGASAGFLARLMGADTGPSPKATLYALAALDRTVAVRRGERTFVIDISATAQDPDKAAKIANALAEAYLEDQAAVRAEAAQRATAALTGRLEELRNRLRIAEEKAEKYKEANNIVGVGGRSLSEEQLSLNSAQLVAARTRSTEAKAKYDQITATRASNIEAGAIPEAVASNTMTALRAQLGAALAREADLVSSLGARHPSLASAQSQVRDARRQIADELARIARAAKAEYDRAVEAERQLARRVDQLTAGQYAVGRASVQLRELEREVESSRAIYDAFLRRARETGELGGIDTTNARIISPAMPPLEKSGMSRRTLAMLGAFGGGAAGMLLALGLALFAVPRPSAASEPPPRKPFWRRAPRPIATETSESARPASPSPSPAAPPPQPAAIRPEPAPPAASTGLGPAGWRRLMAIQGGQAERAARRPQPPAEPAPEPLRRSVPATLPQDASAPVAQPKAPAALGTIPPVRHRRWRRNAAEARSVFQGQAHLVDVIDKPQSAFAAAIAAIRLELARAAGGEQRRRILVLGLEPQAGATTLALNLALDAALSGLPALLVDAGDGAHGLTPVFAADAPLGLGDVLAGRAALARAILKDEGTGLTFLPLAGSPPPAGHGSLRTGPFAAAHRFGPMIVDGGSLPIAGLIGRFAEAVDDIVLVARDGGAAKAAAERWQAELGPHANKLRGLVINAA from the coding sequence ATGTTCACGACCGAGCCGGCTGCGAACGAAGCACAGGACAGGCGGGGCCGCCGCGAGCGGACGGCATCGCCCCTGCCTGCCCATCTCGCCCGGCTCGCCGATCCCGTCTGGATCGTCGGGACGCTCTGGGCGCGGCGTGGTTTCGTCCTGCTCATGGCGCTGCTCGGTCTCGCGCTCGCGATCCTCGCCGCGCTGCTGATGACGCCGAAATACGTCTCGACCGCGCAGCTCTTCATCGATCCGCGCGACCTGCGCGTGCTCCAGAACGACGTTTCGCCCAATACCGTCGGCAGCGATCCCACCTCGATCACCGGCTATCTCGAAAGCCAGGCGCGCGTGATCGCCTCCGACAGCATCAAGTCGCGCGTCGTCGAGCGCCTGAACCTCGACCGCGATCCCGATTTCGGCGGTGCCTCGGCCGGATTCCTCGCTCGGCTGATGGGCGCCGATACCGGCCCCTCGCCTAAGGCGACGCTCTATGCGCTGGCGGCGCTCGACCGCACGGTCGCGGTGCGCCGCGGCGAGCGCACCTTCGTCATCGACATCTCCGCGACGGCGCAGGATCCGGACAAGGCGGCGAAGATCGCGAATGCGCTGGCCGAGGCCTATCTGGAGGATCAGGCGGCCGTGCGTGCCGAAGCGGCGCAGCGCGCGACCGCAGCCCTGACCGGCCGGCTGGAGGAATTGCGCAACCGCCTGCGCATCGCCGAGGAGAAGGCGGAGAAATACAAGGAAGCCAACAATATCGTCGGCGTCGGCGGCCGTTCGCTCAGTGAGGAGCAGCTCTCCCTCAACAGTGCCCAGCTCGTCGCGGCCCGGACCCGCTCGACCGAGGCCAAGGCCAAATACGACCAGATCACCGCGACGCGTGCGTCCAATATCGAGGCGGGCGCCATTCCGGAGGCTGTCGCGTCCAACACCATGACCGCCCTGCGTGCCCAGCTTGGCGCGGCGCTGGCGCGTGAGGCCGATCTCGTCTCCTCGCTCGGCGCCCGCCATCCGTCGCTCGCCTCGGCGCAGTCGCAGGTGCGCGATGCGCGCCGCCAGATCGCCGACGAACTCGCCCGCATCGCCCGTGCCGCCAAAGCCGAATACGACCGCGCGGTCGAGGCCGAGCGCCAGCTCGCCCGCCGCGTCGACCAGCTCACCGCTGGTCAATACGCCGTCGGCCGCGCCTCCGTGCAGTTGCGCGAGCTCGAACGCGAGGTCGAATCCTCCCGCGCCATCTATGATGCCTTCCTCAGGCGCGCCCGCGAGACCGGCGAGCTCGGCGGCATCGACACCACCAATGCCCGCATCATCAGCCCGGCCATGCCGCCGCTCGAAAAGAGCGGCATGAGCCGGCGGACGCTCGCCATGCTCGGCGCCTTCGGCGGTGGCGCCGCCGGCATGCTGCTGGCGCTTGGCCTGGCCTTGTTCGCGGTGCCTCGCCCGTCGGCCGCCTCCGAGCCGCCTCCGCGCAAGCCGTTCTGGCGCCGCGCGCCGCGCCCGATCGCCACCGAAACCTCCGAGAGCGCGCGGCCGGCATCCCCGTCGCCATCGCCTGCCGCTCCCCCGCCGCAGCCTGCAGCGATTCGGCCGGAACCGGCGCCGCCGGCTGCTTCCACCGGCCTGGGGCCGGCGGGCTGGCGGCGGCTCATGGCGATTCAGGGTGGGCAGGCGGAGCGCGCCGCGCGCCGCCCCCAGCCCCCAGCCGAACCCGCGCCGGAACCGCTGCGCCGTTCCGTTCCCGCCACGCTTCCGCAAGACGCCTCGGCACCTGTCGCCCAACCAAAGGCTCCGGCTGCGCTCGGCACGATCCCGCCGGTGCGCCACCGCCGCTGGCGCCGTAATGCTGCGGAAGCGCGTTCGGTCTTCCAGGGGCAGGCGCATCTGGTCGATGTCATCGACAAGCCGCAATCCGCCTTCGCCGCTGCCATCGCCGCCATCCGCCTCGAACTGGCCAGGGCGGCCGGGGGGGAGCAGCGCCGCCGCATCCTCGTCCTCGGCCTCGAGCCGCAGGCGGGCGCGACCACGCTCGCCCTCAACCTCGCGCTGGACGCAGCCCTGTCCGGCCTGCCGGCGCTGCTCGTCGATGCCGGTGACGGCGCTCACGGCCTGACCCCGGTCTTCGCTGCCGATGCGCCGCTCGGGCTTGGCGACGTGCTGGCCGGGCGCGCGGCGCTGGCGCGTGCCATCCTCAAGGACGAAGGCACCGGCCTGACCTTCCTGCCGTTGGCCGGAAGCCCACCGCCGGCAGGGCACGGCTCACTGCGGACAGGCCCGTTCGCGGCTGCGCATCGCTTCGGGCCGATGATCGTCGATGGCGGCAGCCTGCCGATCGCCGGGCTGATCGGGCGTTTCGCCGAGGCGGTCGACGACATCGTTCTGGTCGCGCGCGACGGGGGCGCCGCCAAGGCAGCGGCCGAGCGCTGGCAGGCAGAGCTCGGGCCGCACGCGAACAAGCTGCGCGGCCTCGTGATCAACGCGGCCTGA
- a CDS encoding endo-1,4-beta-xylanase, with protein sequence MTDQKPETDRNEALPARRDVLRGASACLMAGALGGGSSALAAVRPIPFGSAAEIGAFRDDPRYRDALKRYCDVIVPMNDLKWEALRHDQPRFDFSGADELVAFAQVNRKALRGHTLLWGEALPNWAREMTTRAEAERELVNHIEIVVDRYKGKIATWDVVNEVIKYDPLEGGPWRDTIWQRLLGPEHVDIAFRTAARVDPKARLVLNDFHFEEPVPGAAARRKVALDICRRLKDKGIPVHGVGMQAHLYADKGIDVDGLQRFMRDLDELGLDVEITELDVIDWKLPADAAKRDKTAAALVGTFLDAVVSAKRPKAIVTWGLTDRYSWVHETFPRKDSARARPLPLDADYRQKPMMAVLERYRRGLA encoded by the coding sequence TTGACCGACCAGAAACCCGAAACGGACCGGAATGAGGCCCTGCCGGCGCGCCGCGATGTGCTGCGCGGTGCCTCCGCTTGCCTGATGGCCGGCGCATTGGGGGGCGGAAGTTCGGCTCTTGCGGCCGTCAGGCCGATCCCCTTCGGCTCTGCGGCGGAGATCGGCGCTTTCCGCGACGACCCACGTTATCGCGACGCGCTGAAGCGCTATTGCGACGTCATTGTCCCCATGAACGACCTGAAATGGGAGGCGCTGCGGCACGACCAGCCGCGCTTCGATTTTTCCGGCGCCGACGAGCTCGTGGCCTTCGCACAGGTGAACAGGAAGGCGCTGCGCGGCCATACCCTGCTCTGGGGCGAGGCCCTGCCCAACTGGGCGAGGGAGATGACGACGCGGGCCGAGGCCGAGCGTGAGCTGGTCAACCACATCGAGATCGTCGTCGACCGCTACAAGGGCAAGATCGCGACCTGGGACGTGGTCAACGAGGTCATCAAATACGATCCTCTCGAAGGCGGGCCCTGGCGCGACACCATCTGGCAGCGCCTGCTCGGGCCGGAGCATGTCGACATCGCCTTCCGCACCGCGGCGCGGGTCGATCCCAAGGCCCGGCTCGTCCTGAACGATTTCCATTTCGAGGAGCCGGTTCCCGGCGCTGCCGCGCGTCGCAAGGTCGCGCTCGATATCTGCCGGCGCCTGAAGGACAAGGGCATCCCGGTCCACGGCGTCGGCATGCAGGCCCATCTCTATGCCGACAAGGGCATCGATGTGGACGGTCTGCAGCGCTTCATGCGCGATCTCGACGAGCTCGGCCTCGATGTCGAGATCACCGAGCTCGACGTCATCGACTGGAAGCTTCCGGCCGACGCAGCGAAGCGCGACAAGACCGCCGCCGCCCTGGTCGGGACGTTCCTCGACGCTGTCGTCTCGGCCAAGCGGCCGAAGGCGATCGTCACCTGGGGGCTGACCGACCGCTATTCCTGGGTCCACGAAACGTTCCCGCGCAAGGACAGTGCCCGCGCCCGGCCGCTGCCGCTCGATGCCGACTACCGGCAGAAGCCGATGATGGCCGTGCTCGAGCGCTATCGGCGCGGGCTGGCGTAA